In Pocillopora verrucosa isolate sample1 chromosome 13, ASM3666991v2, whole genome shotgun sequence, one genomic interval encodes:
- the LOC131799030 gene encoding eukaryotic translation initiation factor 3 subunit K-like yields the protein MAEDMREQVAQLLKGIDRYNPENLTNLEGYVHFQVYNNAYDLDANLAVLKLYQFNPAYHQTTVTMQILLKALMMLPNADFIMCRCLIDDANQQDPAIARVIKLAELLETCNFLEAWKYLNEDSSLVDGIVGFHDAIRKYASYVIGITYQTIDKTHISELLGGLQGEELDEWIKVQNWTIKEDGKVFVSNQEAHIKSKNIAEKIDLDSVAGIIAAAK from the exons atggcggaagaTATGAGAGAGCAAGTAGCCCAACTTTTAAAAGGAATAGATAG ATACAACCCTGAAAATCTCACAAACCTGGAGGGCTATGTTCATTTTCAG GTCTACAACAATGCTTATGATTTGGATGCAAATTTGGCAGTTTTGAAGTT gtaCCAGTTCAACCCTGCATATCACCAAACAACAGTCACCATGCAGATTCTACTGAAGGCCCTCATGATGTTGCCAAATGCTGACTTCATTATGTGCAGATGTCTTATTGATGATGCCAAT CAACAAGATCCAGCTATAGCAAGAGTCATTAAACTTGCAGAATTACTGGAAACATGTAACTTTTTGGAGGCTTGG aaatatCTAAATGAGGACAGTTCCCTTGTGGATGGAATTGTTGGTTTTCATGATGCCATTAGGAAAT ATGCAAGTTACGTCATAGGCATAACATACCAGACCATTGATAAAACCCACATATCAGAACTTCTTGGAGGTCTTCAAG GAGAAGAGCTAGATGAGTGGATAAAAGTTCAGAACTGGACAATCAAggaagatggtaaagtttttgTTAGCAACCAAGAGGCGCATATCAAGTCCAAAAACATTGCAGAGAAAATCGACTTAGACA